The Aedes aegypti strain LVP_AGWG chromosome 3, AaegL5.0 Primary Assembly, whole genome shotgun sequence genome contains a region encoding:
- the LOC5575778 gene encoding TLD domain-containing protein 2 isoform X21: protein MWNPWKHGKKTKDVLSMSTDDYRKATLFATSSFDQDFQIPDLIGQTEILSEEHREKLCAHLPARAEGYSWSLVFSTSLHGFSLNSLYRKMHKLESPILIVIEDTEHNVFGALTSCSLHVSDHFYGTGESLLYKFNPHFKVFHWSGENLYFIKGNPESLAIGAGDGKFGLWLDGDLNQGRSQYCSTYSNEPLAPQEDFVIKTLECWAFV, encoded by the exons GTTCTGTCTATGAGCACAGATGACTACCGGAAGGCGACGCTGTTTGCAACCAGTTCCTTCGATCAAGACTTCCAGATTCCGGACTTGATCGGCCAGACAGAGATCCTCAGCGAGGAGCATCG GGAAAAACTCTGCGCCCACCTGCCAGCACGTGCCGAGGGCTACTCGTGGTCCCTGGTGTTCAGCACTTCGTTGCACGGTTTCTCGCTGAACTCGCTGTACCGAAAGATGCACAAACTGGAAAGCCCAATCCTGATAGTCATAGAGGATACGGAGCACAAT GTGTTTGGTGCCCTCACATCCTGCTCGCTGCACGTGTCGGACCACTTCTACGGTACAGGTGAATCGCTGCTGTACAAGTTCAACCCCCACTTCAAGGTGTTCCACTGGAGCGGGGAGAACCTCTACTTCATCAAGGGCAACCCGGAGAGCCTGGCGATCGGTGCCGGAGA CGGAAAGTTCGGCCTGTGGCTGGACGGTGACCTGAACCAGGGCCGATCGCAATACTGTAGCACCTACTCGAACGAACCACTGGCACCACAGGAGGACTTTGTCATCAAAACTCTCGAATGCTGGGCATTTGTCTAA
- the LOC5575778 gene encoding TLD domain-containing protein 2 isoform X20 gives MSKSKINRLTRYIKTKVLSMSTDDYRKATLFATSSFDQDFQIPDLIGQTEILSEEHREKLCAHLPARAEGYSWSLVFSTSLHGFSLNSLYRKMHKLESPILIVIEDTEHNVFGALTSCSLHVSDHFYGTGESLLYKFNPHFKVFHWSGENLYFIKGNPESLAIGAGDGKFGLWLDGDLNQGRSQYCSTYSNEPLAPQEDFVIKTLECWAFV, from the exons GTTCTGTCTATGAGCACAGATGACTACCGGAAGGCGACGCTGTTTGCAACCAGTTCCTTCGATCAAGACTTCCAGATTCCGGACTTGATCGGCCAGACAGAGATCCTCAGCGAGGAGCATCG GGAAAAACTCTGCGCCCACCTGCCAGCACGTGCCGAGGGCTACTCGTGGTCCCTGGTGTTCAGCACTTCGTTGCACGGTTTCTCGCTGAACTCGCTGTACCGAAAGATGCACAAACTGGAAAGCCCAATCCTGATAGTCATAGAGGATACGGAGCACAAT GTGTTTGGTGCCCTCACATCCTGCTCGCTGCACGTGTCGGACCACTTCTACGGTACAGGTGAATCGCTGCTGTACAAGTTCAACCCCCACTTCAAGGTGTTCCACTGGAGCGGGGAGAACCTCTACTTCATCAAGGGCAACCCGGAGAGCCTGGCGATCGGTGCCGGAGA CGGAAAGTTCGGCCTGTGGCTGGACGGTGACCTGAACCAGGGCCGATCGCAATACTGTAGCACCTACTCGAACGAACCACTGGCACCACAGGAGGACTTTGTCATCAAAACTCTCGAATGCTGGGCATTTGTCTAA
- the LOC5575778 gene encoding TLD domain-containing protein 2 isoform X22: protein MLIDKQTKMCELISSPNFDSKVLSMSTDDYRKATLFATSSFDQDFQIPDLIGQTEILSEEHREKLCAHLPARAEGYSWSLVFSTSLHGFSLNSLYRKMHKLESPILIVIEDTEHNVFGALTSCSLHVSDHFYGTGESLLYKFNPHFKVFHWSGENLYFIKGNPESLAIGAGDGKFGLWLDGDLNQGRSQYCSTYSNEPLAPQEDFVIKTLECWAFV, encoded by the exons GTTCTGTCTATGAGCACAGATGACTACCGGAAGGCGACGCTGTTTGCAACCAGTTCCTTCGATCAAGACTTCCAGATTCCGGACTTGATCGGCCAGACAGAGATCCTCAGCGAGGAGCATCG GGAAAAACTCTGCGCCCACCTGCCAGCACGTGCCGAGGGCTACTCGTGGTCCCTGGTGTTCAGCACTTCGTTGCACGGTTTCTCGCTGAACTCGCTGTACCGAAAGATGCACAAACTGGAAAGCCCAATCCTGATAGTCATAGAGGATACGGAGCACAAT GTGTTTGGTGCCCTCACATCCTGCTCGCTGCACGTGTCGGACCACTTCTACGGTACAGGTGAATCGCTGCTGTACAAGTTCAACCCCCACTTCAAGGTGTTCCACTGGAGCGGGGAGAACCTCTACTTCATCAAGGGCAACCCGGAGAGCCTGGCGATCGGTGCCGGAGA CGGAAAGTTCGGCCTGTGGCTGGACGGTGACCTGAACCAGGGCCGATCGCAATACTGTAGCACCTACTCGAACGAACCACTGGCACCACAGGAGGACTTTGTCATCAAAACTCTCGAATGCTGGGCATTTGTCTAA
- the LOC5575778 gene encoding TLD domain-containing protein 2 isoform X23: MVLSMSTDDYRKATLFATSSFDQDFQIPDLIGQTEILSEEHREKLCAHLPARAEGYSWSLVFSTSLHGFSLNSLYRKMHKLESPILIVIEDTEHNVFGALTSCSLHVSDHFYGTGESLLYKFNPHFKVFHWSGENLYFIKGNPESLAIGAGDGKFGLWLDGDLNQGRSQYCSTYSNEPLAPQEDFVIKTLECWAFV, encoded by the exons GTTCTGTCTATGAGCACAGATGACTACCGGAAGGCGACGCTGTTTGCAACCAGTTCCTTCGATCAAGACTTCCAGATTCCGGACTTGATCGGCCAGACAGAGATCCTCAGCGAGGAGCATCG GGAAAAACTCTGCGCCCACCTGCCAGCACGTGCCGAGGGCTACTCGTGGTCCCTGGTGTTCAGCACTTCGTTGCACGGTTTCTCGCTGAACTCGCTGTACCGAAAGATGCACAAACTGGAAAGCCCAATCCTGATAGTCATAGAGGATACGGAGCACAAT GTGTTTGGTGCCCTCACATCCTGCTCGCTGCACGTGTCGGACCACTTCTACGGTACAGGTGAATCGCTGCTGTACAAGTTCAACCCCCACTTCAAGGTGTTCCACTGGAGCGGGGAGAACCTCTACTTCATCAAGGGCAACCCGGAGAGCCTGGCGATCGGTGCCGGAGA CGGAAAGTTCGGCCTGTGGCTGGACGGTGACCTGAACCAGGGCCGATCGCAATACTGTAGCACCTACTCGAACGAACCACTGGCACCACAGGAGGACTTTGTCATCAAAACTCTCGAATGCTGGGCATTTGTCTAA